In Nostoc sp. CENA543, a single genomic region encodes these proteins:
- a CDS encoding S-layer family protein — translation MKSTFTASILISIILTSALEHNSVHAQVISDHTLKTDVSGSSDYIITNGTRVENNLFHSFSQFSVPSGGSASFHNATDIQNIFSRVTGGNISRIEGVISTNGSANLFLINPAGIIFGQQASLDIKGSFVATTANSIKFADGTEFRANHLDTSPLLTMSVPIGLQMGQNPGEISVQGTGYSLNITNILSPIIHTPSSTQLKVEPGKTLALVGGNLNLNGATLTSETGNIELGSVGGSEFVDLISTNQGYTLGYGKVNSFADIQIAQKSLIDVSGMNAGSVQIQGKQIQFTEGSLLLSQNQGNLPGGNLRLQATESINLINAVSGVRSETWNQGTGSNINVITPKLNLYDGGILSSNTYGVSKSGNIQVNAKNVEISGLSTLNASGSFINTTTFGSGNAGNIFVQGDSLLVSYGGGVSSVSRGIGSSGEIVVRNQDTTVQSSNSSPFGTRIASVTFNVGNAKTLTIDTARLKVIDGASLGTSSYFIGHAGDVKINATESVEVNGYNPLTPSAINSSALILNPVLQKLFGVSEYKLTADAGTIDLTTPNLILKNQGTVTVTNQGTGNGGSLKINANTIQLQNHAFIEARTASGNGGNIDLQVGNSLRLRGNSQITSTAQGNGHGGNITINSPIIFGWENSDIIANAFQGKGGNINIQTQTILGLAFRQQLTPENDITASSQFGVNGIVNVDTIGVDPNASVVALPVNVTDQSQQIASGCDRNQGSSFVATGRGGIPQNPSQEMRSDRTWSDIRNISAFPNTPQIQAQATTQPQIPIQATSWHRNTQGNIELVAELSSTQTQPSLTCAAIPKS, via the coding sequence ATGAAATCGACTTTTACTGCCTCTATACTCATCAGTATTATCTTGACATCTGCTCTTGAACACAACAGTGTTCACGCCCAGGTGATTTCTGATCACACTCTCAAAACTGATGTGAGTGGTAGTAGTGATTACATCATCACTAACGGCACGCGTGTGGAGAATAATTTATTTCATAGCTTCAGCCAATTCTCTGTGCCTAGTGGCGGTTCGGCTTCATTTCACAATGCTACTGATATTCAAAATATTTTTAGTCGGGTGACAGGTGGTAATATTTCCCGCATAGAGGGTGTCATCAGTACCAATGGCAGTGCCAATTTATTTTTAATTAACCCAGCAGGCATAATTTTTGGGCAACAAGCCAGTTTGGATATTAAGGGGTCATTTGTCGCCACAACAGCCAACAGTATTAAATTTGCCGATGGAACGGAATTTAGAGCCAATCACCTCGATACCTCGCCATTATTAACGATGAGTGTACCCATTGGCTTGCAGATGGGGCAGAATCCAGGAGAAATTAGTGTGCAAGGTACAGGATATAGCTTAAATATCACTAATATACTCTCTCCCATTATTCACACACCTAGTTCAACACAACTGAAAGTAGAACCGGGAAAAACCCTGGCTTTGGTGGGTGGTAATCTGAATTTAAATGGAGCAACCCTAACATCTGAAACGGGTAACATTGAATTGGGTAGTGTAGGTGGCTCAGAATTTGTTGACCTGATATCAACAAATCAAGGGTATACATTAGGATACGGGAAGGTCAACAGCTTTGCGGATATTCAAATTGCCCAAAAATCTCTCATAGATGTCAGTGGAATGAATGCAGGCTCTGTGCAGATACAAGGTAAGCAGATTCAGTTTACTGAAGGCTCACTGTTACTATCGCAAAATCAAGGTAATCTCCCTGGGGGAAACTTGCGTCTTCAAGCAACCGAAAGCATTAATCTCATTAATGCAGTAAGTGGGGTGCGGAGTGAAACCTGGAACCAGGGAACTGGTAGCAATATCAATGTTATTACCCCTAAACTCAATCTCTACGATGGGGGGATATTAAGTAGTAACACCTACGGAGTGTCTAAAAGTGGGAATATCCAGGTTAATGCCAAAAATGTAGAAATATCAGGTTTATCAACCCTCAACGCCAGTGGCAGTTTTATTAACACCACCACATTTGGTTCTGGGAATGCAGGTAATATTTTTGTGCAGGGTGATAGTTTACTTGTATCTTATGGTGGCGGAGTATCGTCCGTATCGCGGGGTATTGGTTCTAGTGGTGAAATTGTGGTTCGCAACCAAGATACCACTGTGCAGAGTAGTAATAGTTCTCCCTTCGGTACAAGAATCGCCTCAGTCACCTTTAATGTTGGCAATGCTAAAACCTTAACCATAGATACTGCCAGGTTAAAAGTCATAGATGGTGCCTCACTCGGCACAAGTTCATATTTTATCGGTCATGCCGGGGATGTGAAGATCAATGCTACTGAATCCGTGGAAGTTAATGGCTACAATCCATTAACACCGAGTGCTATTAACTCCTCTGCTTTGATTCTCAACCCAGTATTGCAGAAGTTATTTGGGGTATCAGAATATAAGTTGACTGCTGATGCTGGTACAATCGACCTGACGACACCAAACCTCATTTTGAAGAATCAAGGAACTGTGACCGTTACCAATCAAGGTACTGGTAATGGTGGTAGTCTCAAAATTAATGCCAATACTATCCAATTACAAAATCACGCTTTCATTGAGGCCAGAACAGCATCTGGGAATGGTGGCAACATTGATTTACAAGTGGGTAACTCTTTGCGGTTGCGAGGCAACAGTCAAATTACCTCCACGGCACAAGGTAACGGTCATGGAGGCAATATTACCATTAATTCACCGATTATTTTTGGCTGGGAAAACAGTGATATTATTGCCAATGCCTTTCAAGGCAAAGGTGGTAATATTAACATTCAGACTCAGACTATTTTAGGATTAGCATTCCGTCAGCAACTGACACCAGAAAATGACATTACCGCCAGTTCGCAATTTGGGGTTAACGGTATAGTTAACGTTGATACTATTGGTGTTGACCCGAATGCTAGTGTAGTGGCATTACCTGTGAATGTAACTGATCAATCACAGCAAATAGCTAGCGGTTGTGATAGGAATCAAGGTAGTAGTTTTGTGGCTACAGGTAGGGGTGGAATACCACAAAATCCCAGCCAGGAGATGAGGAGCGATCGCACTTGGTCAGATATCCGCAATATATCTGCATTCCCAAACACACCACAAATACAAGCACAAGCAACCACACAGCCCCAAATCCCCATCCAAGCTACTTCCTGGCATCGTAACACTCAAGGAAACATTGAATTAGTTGCAGAGCTATCTTCTACTCAGACGCAACCATCCTTAACTTGTGCAGCAATTCCCAAAAGTTAG
- a CDS encoding S-layer family protein: MKVTFTGFGLIGGMFISVIGSSCVNAQVIPDSSLGTEVSPGSEHFTITNGQRVGNNLFHSFQQFSIPKDGSAFFDNALDIQNIFSRVTGSSISQIDGLIQTNGSANLFLLNPNGIIFGSNARLNIGGSFVGTTANSINFSDGFIFSTTDTTTPSLLTMSVPIGLQIGQNSGSIEVQGQGHNLLHPPNFLAPVTRDPQLGGLRLLPGQTLALLGNGIQLDAGVLIAESGHIELGSMAVGTINLNTNTPAWEFDYHSGQSLSDISLTRAALIDTSGNPGGSIHLQGKDIHIQNSSSVFIQHQGQQNTGSIKINADLLAMSGALPQKNPSLILSENLGSGYGANIDVSVRQLIVQDGGGILSTTYTNGGKGGNITVNAAESIQIIGFSPINFRASGINSPSFPGGGKGGNIAIATKDLIVQEGGTITSLVEGGGSGGNIDMTADIISLFGENPGSGGASAIATSTFFGGDGGVININTRQLILRASGVISASTSDTGNAGDLTIYASESVEVDGSNSVLRDHSRITASGQRFRPRYLQNRGLSAFPSGNGGNLTIISPTIKVSNEGYIAAENIGSGNGGYLQIQADSLLLEQQGQIRTAAASGQGGSLGLMVGDILLMRHNSLISARAGNNGNGGNITIISPLIVGLENSDIIANAVAGNGGKIQITTQGLLGLEFRDGETPKSDITASSQFGVSGTVQINNVGVDPNSGLVELPENVTDPSQQITTGCSNTNSSSFVATGRGGIPQNPRQEVRSDRTWSDIRNISAFQNTPQIQAQAPIQPQIPIQATSWHRNPQGNIELIADQSPVPVPTTLTCAATPQS; the protein is encoded by the coding sequence ATGAAAGTAACTTTTACTGGCTTTGGTTTAATTGGCGGAATGTTCATAAGCGTTATTGGCAGCAGTTGTGTTAACGCTCAAGTTATTCCCGATAGTTCTCTGGGGACAGAAGTCTCCCCAGGTTCAGAACATTTCACGATCACTAATGGCCAGCGTGTCGGCAATAACCTGTTTCACAGTTTCCAGCAATTCTCTATTCCTAAAGATGGCTCTGCTTTCTTTGACAATGCTTTAGATATCCAAAATATTTTTAGTCGTGTCACTGGCAGTAGTATTTCTCAGATTGATGGTTTAATTCAAACTAATGGTAGTGCCAATTTATTTTTGCTCAATCCCAATGGAATTATTTTTGGCTCTAATGCCAGGTTAAATATTGGTGGGTCTTTTGTAGGAACAACAGCCAATAGTATCAACTTTAGCGATGGCTTTATCTTTAGTACCACTGATACAACCACACCTTCTTTGCTCACAATGAGCGTACCCATTGGCTTACAGATAGGACAAAATTCAGGCAGCATTGAAGTCCAAGGACAAGGACACAATCTGCTTCACCCTCCCAATTTTTTAGCCCCAGTGACTCGTGATCCACAACTTGGTGGTTTGCGCCTGTTGCCAGGGCAAACATTAGCCCTTCTGGGTAATGGTATTCAATTGGATGCAGGGGTGTTAATTGCTGAAAGCGGACATATTGAACTGGGAAGCATGGCAGTAGGAACAATTAACCTCAATACTAATACTCCTGCTTGGGAATTTGACTATCATTCTGGTCAAAGTTTATCAGATATATCTCTCACTCGCGCTGCTCTCATCGATACAAGTGGTAATCCTGGAGGTTCGATTCATCTTCAAGGAAAAGATATTCACATTCAAAATAGTTCCAGTGTATTTATTCAACATCAAGGACAGCAAAATACAGGTAGCATCAAAATCAATGCAGATTTATTAGCAATGAGTGGTGCATTGCCACAAAAAAATCCCAGTTTAATTTTGTCTGAAAATCTGGGTAGTGGATATGGAGCGAATATAGATGTTTCAGTTAGGCAGTTGATTGTGCAGGATGGGGGCGGAATCTTATCTACAACCTATACAAATGGCGGAAAAGGTGGAAATATCACCGTCAATGCCGCAGAATCAATCCAAATTATAGGTTTTTCTCCTATTAATTTTCGTGCTAGTGGCATTAATAGCCCATCTTTCCCAGGAGGAGGAAAGGGTGGAAATATTGCGATCGCCACCAAAGATTTAATTGTGCAAGAAGGGGGAACGATTACATCACTGGTTGAAGGAGGAGGTAGTGGCGGTAATATTGATATGACCGCAGACATAATTTCCCTATTCGGTGAAAATCCAGGATCAGGTGGAGCATCCGCTATTGCTACATCGACCTTTTTCGGGGGGGATGGCGGTGTGATAAATATTAATACCAGACAATTAATACTGAGAGCATCTGGTGTAATTTCTGCTAGCACTTCTGATACTGGTAATGCGGGTGATTTAACTATTTATGCTAGTGAATCTGTGGAAGTTGATGGTTCTAACTCCGTGTTGCGGGATCATAGTCGTATTACTGCATCAGGGCAAAGATTTCGACCCAGGTATTTACAAAACAGAGGTTTGTCGGCATTTCCTAGTGGCAATGGCGGAAATTTAACTATTATCTCTCCCACTATTAAAGTTAGTAATGAGGGCTATATCGCGGCGGAAAATATAGGTAGTGGCAATGGTGGATATTTACAAATTCAAGCCGACTCACTCTTGTTAGAGCAACAAGGTCAAATTAGAACTGCGGCTGCATCTGGGCAAGGTGGTTCTCTAGGACTGATGGTAGGAGATATTCTCCTGATGCGCCACAATAGTCTCATCAGTGCTAGGGCTGGAAATAATGGTAATGGGGGCAACATTACTATTATTTCTCCCTTAATTGTCGGACTAGAAAACAGTGATATTATTGCCAATGCCGTTGCCGGAAATGGAGGCAAAATTCAAATTACCACTCAAGGTTTATTGGGCTTAGAATTTCGTGATGGCGAAACTCCCAAAAGTGATATTACCGCTAGTTCGCAATTTGGGGTAAGTGGTACAGTTCAAATTAATAATGTCGGAGTTGACCCTAATTCGGGTTTAGTGGAATTACCGGAGAATGTGACTGATCCATCCCAACAAATAACTACAGGTTGTTCTAATACTAATAGTAGTAGTTTTGTCGCCACAGGACGGGGTGGCATACCGCAAAATCCCAGGCAGGAGGTGAGGAGCGATCGCACTTGGTCAGATATCCGCAATATCTCTGCATTCCAGAACACACCACAAATCCAAGCACAAGCACCCATACAGCCACAAATTCCCATCCAAGCCACATCCTGGCATCGTAACCCTCAAGGCAACATCGAATTGATTGCAGATCAATCTCCCGTGCCAGTGCCAACAACATTAACCTGTGCTGCCACTCCTCAAAGTTGA
- a CDS encoding S-layer family protein has product MKTLSICLDFVTRISTGIMLLPSVFILLWNGCANAQITPDNSLNTKVTQDGNQFTITDGSQAGSNLFHSFSQFSVPNGGLATFDLSNTANITTIFSRVTGGQISQIDGKIQIMPIGSNAVSLFLLNPSGIVFGSQASLNISGSFVATTADSIRFADGFKFDASQTTTPPLLTMSVPVGLQLGSNAGSITVQGPITTNSLLRTPTLSLVPNQTLALVGSQINVDSANISASDGQIELWAVQNAQVAINNQTPWEITSSVDTANWGTITLQQVSLIDASGINGGAINIRGRGLTVQDGSNISSTTFAGQGKGITINTTDFVNLLGISDPNQPLFPGIKTSVGNTFGVLALPGPIATGRAGDVTIETKRLQLANGSWLQSATSGNNSRTGDVTVRAADVYLVGYENLTGYIVDTIGSLIVAGSNNQSGQVTVDAQRIRLLNGGRISSSILGGNGQAGKVSIRADESLEIRGVSFYDGTYGGGISSAVLSSMEAGTTGQGGQITIDTGSLVVSSGGAITSELAGSKAFLELQIPGANGTAGSINIRAKDIQVSDPVIDGYSQSITGITASIGNGAVGSGGTINLTADSLRVFNGGQITSSSQGQGTAGNINLQVNNIDVQGVSPTLVGEQYLKSTITASSTTNFAAGSVNITTDSLSIRDGAEITVSNSGTGDAGNLNINARNLFLDNEAKLRAEVNGGNYGNIILLASDTLLLRRGSHIITDAHAASTGGNININTGSIVAVPTENSDISANAVLGSGGNIQITTQGIFGLQFRDQLTPDSDITASSQFGLSGTVQVNTVGVDPNAGLVELPANVTDPSQQVATGCTDTSGSSFIATGRGGIPQNPSQEVRSDRTWSDIRNISAFPNTPQIQAQATTQPQIAIQATSWHRNTQGKIELIAELSSTQTQPSLTCAAIPKS; this is encoded by the coding sequence ATGAAAACATTATCTATCTGCTTAGATTTTGTGACTCGAATCTCCACAGGTATCATGCTACTACCATCGGTATTTATCTTGTTGTGGAATGGTTGTGCTAACGCTCAAATCACTCCAGATAATAGCCTCAATACCAAAGTCACCCAAGATGGAAATCAATTTACTATTACTGATGGTAGTCAAGCAGGCAGTAATTTATTTCACAGTTTCAGTCAGTTTTCCGTTCCTAATGGTGGTTTAGCAACATTTGACTTAAGCAATACAGCAAATATTACCACTATATTTAGTAGAGTTACTGGTGGCCAAATTTCTCAGATTGATGGCAAAATCCAGATTATGCCAATAGGCAGCAACGCTGTGAGTCTGTTTCTTCTCAATCCTAGTGGGATAGTTTTTGGGTCTCAGGCCAGTCTCAATATCAGTGGGTCATTTGTGGCTACTACTGCCGACAGTATTAGATTCGCTGACGGCTTTAAGTTTGATGCCAGCCAAACCACCACACCACCCTTATTAACCATGAGTGTACCTGTGGGGCTACAATTAGGTAGCAATGCTGGCTCCATTACTGTGCAAGGGCCAATCACGACCAACTCCTTGTTAAGAACACCCACACTCTCGTTAGTTCCAAATCAGACTTTAGCCTTGGTGGGTAGTCAGATCAATGTGGATAGTGCCAATATCTCTGCCTCCGATGGGCAGATTGAGTTATGGGCAGTACAAAATGCTCAGGTAGCAATAAACAACCAAACACCTTGGGAAATAACGAGTTCTGTGGATACTGCCAACTGGGGAACAATTACACTCCAGCAAGTTTCCTTAATCGATGCAAGTGGAATTAACGGAGGCGCAATTAATATCCGTGGACGTGGGTTGACTGTGCAGGATGGTTCTAATATTAGTTCTACTACCTTTGCTGGCCAAGGTAAGGGCATTACTATTAACACAACAGATTTTGTGAATCTTTTAGGCATTTCTGATCCAAATCAACCATTATTTCCTGGGATCAAAACTTCTGTCGGCAATACATTTGGAGTATTGGCACTTCCGGGGCCAATAGCAACAGGACGAGCAGGTGATGTCACTATTGAAACCAAACGCTTACAGTTAGCCAATGGTAGCTGGCTCCAATCTGCCACCTCTGGCAATAACTCTAGAACGGGAGATGTTACTGTTCGTGCTGCTGATGTGTATCTAGTAGGATACGAAAATTTGACTGGATATATTGTAGATACGATTGGCAGTTTAATTGTTGCTGGGAGCAACAATCAGAGTGGACAAGTTACTGTTGATGCTCAACGGATTCGCTTACTCAATGGTGGTCGTATCAGCAGTAGCATTTTAGGGGGGAATGGTCAAGCTGGAAAAGTTTCTATTCGAGCTGACGAGAGTTTGGAGATTCGAGGAGTTAGTTTTTATGATGGCACTTACGGTGGAGGTATATCCAGTGCTGTTCTCAGTTCGATGGAAGCTGGCACCACAGGTCAAGGAGGGCAAATTACTATAGATACAGGTAGTTTGGTTGTGTCTAGTGGTGGGGCGATTACTAGTGAGCTAGCAGGTTCTAAAGCATTCTTAGAACTACAAATACCAGGAGCAAATGGTACAGCTGGGAGCATTAATATTCGAGCTAAGGATATACAAGTTAGCGATCCGGTAATTGATGGATATAGTCAAAGTATTACGGGTATTACAGCTTCTATAGGCAATGGTGCTGTTGGTTCAGGTGGGACAATTAACTTAACGGCAGACAGTTTACGTGTATTTAACGGTGGACAAATCACCTCATCCAGCCAAGGTCAAGGCACTGCGGGCAATATCAACCTACAGGTAAACAACATTGATGTACAAGGTGTTTCCCCAACTTTAGTTGGAGAGCAATATCTCAAGAGTACAATTACCGCATCCTCAACCACCAACTTTGCAGCAGGCTCGGTAAATATCACAACTGATAGTTTAAGTATTCGTGACGGCGCAGAAATTACAGTCAGCAATTCTGGTACTGGAGATGCAGGGAACCTCAATATTAACGCCCGTAATCTCTTCCTAGATAATGAAGCCAAACTGCGAGCCGAAGTGAATGGTGGTAATTATGGCAACATCATCCTTTTGGCAAGTGATACATTGTTATTGCGACGCGGCAGTCATATTATTACCGATGCTCATGCTGCTTCTACAGGGGGCAACATTAATATCAATACTGGTTCGATTGTGGCGGTACCCACAGAAAACAGCGATATTTCGGCTAATGCTGTACTAGGAAGCGGTGGTAATATCCAAATCACCACGCAAGGTATTTTCGGATTGCAGTTCCGTGACCAACTCACACCCGATAGTGATATTACTGCCAGTTCGCAATTTGGGCTAAGTGGTACGGTGCAAGTCAATACAGTTGGTGTTGATCCCAATGCAGGTTTAGTAGAATTACCTGCGAATGTCACTGACCCATCACAACAAGTTGCTACAGGTTGTACTGATACAAGTGGTAGTAGTTTTATCGCCACAGGTAGGGGTGGGATACCACAAAATCCTAGCCAAGAAGTGAGGAGCGATCGCACTTGGTCAGATATCCGCAATATCTCTGCATTCCCAAACACACCACAAATACAAGCACAAGCAACCACACAGCCACAAATCGCCATCCAAGCTACTTCCTGGCATCGTAACACTCAAGGCAAAATTGAATTAATTGCAGAGCTATCTTCTACTCAGACGCAACCATCCTTAACTTGTGCAGCAATTCCCAAAAGTTAG
- a CDS encoding S-layer family protein, with protein MKTLSVYLDFVTRISTGIMLLPSVFILLWNGCANAQITPDNSLNTKVIQQGNQFTITDGSQAGSNLFHSFSQFSVPNGGSATFDLSNTANITTIFSRVTGGQISQIDGKIQIIPAGSNAVSLFLLNPSGIVFGSQASLNISGSFVATTADSIRFADGFKFDATQATTPPLLTMSVPVGLQLGSNAGTIRTEGTPALNFLNRPAQSFQAQTVALVGSEIDINQSSIANPDGRMELWALQNAEVGLNHQAGWQLTSPATADWGLISLRQASYIDTSGINGGAINIRGRGLTLKEGSSIASTTGALGQGQGITVKTTEFIDLLGVSDPQNYDTPGLFTTVSGSGAKAGDITIETESLRIQNGAWLQSINNGFTFDFSTFSFTPINDTTTGNITVFAKDVEVSGYNPFPNPFTGVANFRPSAITTLVNSGKRNNSGTITIEANQVRLLNGGRISASIIGFPIPGLDSITVGNSGDIFIQARESLEINGTTAGGLTGAIISSIQAFAQGEAGNITINTGNLRVTDGGAIASELSGTGNAGNIVIQAQNVEVSKPKLDSFSNTVSGITVAVNKNAVGNGGNISLQAERLRVFQGGQITSSSLGKGSAGSVNLRVNDIDVQGFSEPLRDGRILPSSITASAANNFTARSVNINAEKLSVRDGAEITVSNLGSGDAGNLNINASQIFLDNGGSLRAEVNGGSRGNIRLNASEFVLLRRGSSIVTNARGTSTGGNINIRAESIIAVPTENSDIEANAVLGQGGNIQITTQGLFGLQFRDQLTPDSDITASSQFGLSGTVQVNTVGVDPNAGLVELPTNVTDQSKQIASGCADTNGSSFIATGRGGIPQNPSQEIRSDRTWSDIRNISAFHNTPHIQAKTPTQPQIPIQATAWHRNAQGKVELVAISSVTPNPSLLTCSAISQG; from the coding sequence CATTACTGATGGTAGTCAAGCAGGCAGTAATTTATTTCACAGTTTCAGTCAGTTTTCCGTTCCTAATGGTGGTTCGGCAACATTTGACTTAAGCAATACAGCAAATATTACCACTATATTTAGTAGAGTTACTGGTGGCCAAATTTCTCAGATTGATGGCAAAATCCAGATTATTCCAGCAGGCAGCAACGCTGTGAGTCTGTTTCTTCTCAATCCTAGTGGGATAGTTTTTGGGTCTCAGGCCAGTCTCAATATCAGTGGGTCATTTGTGGCTACTACTGCCGACAGTATTAGATTCGCTGACGGCTTTAAGTTTGATGCCACCCAAGCTACCACACCACCCTTATTAACCATGAGTGTACCTGTGGGGCTACAATTAGGCAGTAATGCTGGCACAATTCGCACCGAAGGTACACCAGCACTCAATTTCTTAAATCGCCCCGCGCAAAGTTTTCAGGCTCAAACCGTTGCCCTAGTGGGTAGTGAAATTGATATTAATCAAAGCAGCATTGCCAATCCAGACGGCAGAATGGAATTATGGGCATTGCAGAATGCAGAAGTGGGATTGAATCATCAAGCAGGATGGCAACTAACTAGCCCAGCGACAGCCGACTGGGGACTGATCTCCCTCAGACAAGCCTCATATATCGATACCAGTGGAATAAATGGGGGAGCGATTAACATCCGTGGCCGAGGTTTAACATTAAAGGAAGGTTCGAGCATTGCTTCGACTACAGGAGCGTTGGGACAAGGGCAAGGAATCACCGTTAAAACCACGGAATTTATTGATTTGTTGGGAGTATCAGATCCACAAAATTATGACACCCCTGGATTATTCACTACTGTATCTGGAAGTGGGGCAAAGGCGGGAGATATTACCATCGAGACAGAGAGTTTACGGATTCAGAATGGAGCATGGTTGCAATCTATCAACAATGGTTTTACCTTCGATTTCTCAACCTTCAGCTTTACTCCCATCAACGATACTACTACAGGCAACATTACCGTTTTTGCTAAGGACGTGGAAGTGAGTGGGTATAACCCATTTCCCAATCCTTTTACTGGAGTTGCTAATTTTAGACCTAGTGCTATTACCACCTTAGTTAATAGTGGCAAAAGAAATAATAGCGGTACTATCACCATTGAAGCTAATCAAGTTCGTCTGCTGAACGGTGGACGTATTAGTGCCAGTATAATAGGTTTCCCAATTCCTGGTTTAGACTCAATCACTGTTGGTAATTCTGGAGATATCTTTATTCAAGCTAGGGAGTCTCTAGAAATTAATGGAACTACGGCTGGGGGATTAACTGGTGCTATCATAAGTTCAATTCAAGCTTTTGCTCAAGGTGAAGCTGGCAATATTACTATTAACACAGGAAATTTACGCGTCACAGATGGTGGAGCTATTGCTAGTGAGCTATCAGGTACTGGCAATGCCGGGAATATAGTGATTCAAGCTCAAAATGTAGAAGTCAGTAAGCCAAAGCTCGATAGTTTTAGTAATACAGTTAGTGGTATTACTGTGGCAGTGAATAAAAATGCGGTTGGTAATGGTGGCAATATTAGTCTACAAGCTGAACGCTTACGTGTGTTCCAAGGTGGACAGATCACTTCATCTAGCTTAGGTAAAGGATCTGCTGGTAGTGTGAATTTACGGGTTAATGATATTGATGTGCAAGGTTTTTCTGAACCTTTACGCGATGGTCGCATATTGCCTAGTAGTATCACAGCATCCGCAGCCAATAACTTTACGGCTCGGTCAGTTAATATCAATGCGGAGAAATTGAGTGTGCGGGATGGGGCAGAAATCACCGTGAGCAATCTTGGCTCTGGGGATGCAGGTAACTTAAATATTAATGCTAGCCAGATATTTTTAGATAATGGTGGTAGCTTACGAGCCGAAGTTAATGGAGGTAGTCGCGGTAACATCCGACTCAATGCCAGTGAATTTGTCCTCCTCAGACGCGGTAGTAGTATTGTCACCAATGCTCGTGGTACTTCTACTGGCGGCAATATTAATATTCGTGCAGAGTCAATTATTGCTGTGCCTACAGAAAACAGTGATATTGAGGCTAATGCCGTTTTAGGGCAAGGTGGTAACATTCAAATTACCACTCAAGGTCTTTTCGGATTGCAGTTCCGTGACCAACTCACACCCGATAGTGATATTACTGCCAGTTCGCAATTTGGGCTAAGTGGTACGGTGCAAGTCAATACAGTTGGTGTTGATCCCAATGCAGGTTTAGTAGAATTACCTACCAATGTGACTGACCAATCAAAACAAATAGCCAGTGGATGTGCTGATACAAATGGTAGCAGTTTTATCGCTACAGGTAGGGGTGGAATACCACAAAATCCCAGCCAGGAAATAAGGAGCGATCGCACTTGGTCAGATATCCGCAATATATCTGCATTCCACAACACACCACATATACAAGCAAAAACACCCACACAGCCACAAATTCCCATCCAAGCTACTGCCTGGCATCGTAATGCTCAAGGTAAAGTGGAACTAGTTGCCATCTCATCTGTCACACCCAACCCATCACTGTTAACCTGTAGTGCTATTTCTCAAGGGTAA